Proteins encoded in a region of the Paenibacillus sp. W2I17 genome:
- a CDS encoding xanthine dehydrogenase family protein subunit M has product MVTPAYGSGAMPSIWQPENLQELQTLRRRLKGICCFTAGGTLLRTQWEGGLIPAPEHMISLARIPEVSGISIRGDEMVIGAMTRLKECAAQALLHQLPILQEAVNAIAAPSIRNVATIGGNIVSGVGDTLPALLVYDAKLHWLTDSGIEIRSVSSWLQGGRDGSRNAGDVLISIHIPMRPSSMFDVNSEHRPAAREVSFYRKLGRRETFSASLVTVALYGEIDLDNRWTKIAIAAGGGSGMAMRLLKSEQQLLNSEATVMQAATLAAAVVEEFTTYGDAFATEQYRKQTAGNMLGAGLWEELHE; this is encoded by the coding sequence ATGGTAACACCGGCATACGGTTCTGGAGCCATGCCATCGATATGGCAACCTGAGAACCTGCAAGAACTCCAAACGTTAAGAAGAAGGCTCAAGGGAATATGTTGTTTCACGGCAGGCGGAACATTGCTGCGAACCCAGTGGGAAGGTGGTTTGATTCCAGCGCCTGAACACATGATTAGCCTGGCTCGTATTCCTGAAGTGAGCGGTATATCTATTCGTGGAGATGAGATGGTCATTGGCGCAATGACCCGATTAAAGGAATGTGCTGCACAAGCGTTGCTGCATCAACTGCCGATTCTGCAAGAAGCGGTGAATGCAATTGCTGCTCCTTCCATTCGAAATGTGGCAACCATTGGCGGGAACATTGTGTCCGGAGTAGGGGATACGCTGCCTGCTTTACTTGTATATGATGCGAAGCTGCACTGGTTGACGGACAGCGGGATTGAGATCCGCAGTGTGTCTTCCTGGCTTCAGGGTGGACGGGATGGAAGTCGGAATGCAGGTGATGTGTTGATTTCCATTCATATCCCGATGAGACCGTCATCTATGTTTGATGTGAACAGTGAGCACAGACCTGCTGCACGAGAAGTTTCCTTTTACCGCAAGCTGGGTCGACGGGAGACGTTCAGTGCATCCCTGGTGACGGTTGCGTTATACGGTGAGATTGATTTGGATAACCGCTGGACCAAGATTGCGATTGCGGCTGGTGGAGGCTCAGGCATGGCAATGCGACTTCTGAAGTCAGAACAACAGCTTCTTAACAGCGAAGCTACTGTCATGCAAGCGGCGACTCTCGCAGCTGCTGTGGTTGAAGAGTTTACGACCTATGGCGATGCATTTGCAACAGAACAATATCGCAAACAGACCGCAGGCAACATGCTTGGTGCCGGCCTATGGGAAGAACTTCACGAATAG
- a CDS encoding molybdopterin cofactor-binding domain-containing protein, which translates to MLLNREQSGKRWHLRPDGAPKVTGQLQYLTDMTLPDMIHGRVLRSEYPYARILSIDTSEAEALEGVYAVLTSKDVPGLNRFGIATPDQPVFCEDIVRYVGDAIAAVAADSPERASLALDAIRVEYEELTPLNSTDAALAPGAPELHEHGPGNVLHRTEIKRGDAEQAFATCDHIVTETYYTPRQMHAYMETEGGLFVPDEEGRLNVYAATQHGYKDRMQLARIIGCPEEDIRVVSSPIGGSFGGKDELNVQPYGALLALRCGRPVKMHNSRKESVRAGLKRHPMKIEMQTGMSREGIIQAHRVRITADTGAYATLGAPVLNFCTEHCLGPYAIPNVDVEGVSVYTNNGLSGEFRGFGGNQAIFAMEGQMDRLAAIMNMDPWEFRRRNMREKNDPGPLNQRILVTDGLSQVWEALDRSELWQKHQSPPADPSLPPWIKRGVGAAIAMHGAGLGYGIPDPAGGRLSLNNEGKIEVAFSYEEFGQGLVATLEIMLCDLFQCSTSDLSIIIGDTDRVPHSGSSTASRSTTMAWMALQRLQTPFRSRVLAVASEMYGVPADELVTGPGGVWRKGQLPAGSSEAETPEKAERIEVAEIVAVGNESTQIAENYLGASQYLAKDEAPSGLVISYAELATQGEADEWIFDTKFDYPTTPDNVVGGHYLYTYAAVAAEVEVNTLTGATKLLDTRHVVAAGPVINPMGYIGQIEGGSVMALGFTLTEDAVMQDSRYVTTNFDTYLIPTIQDIHTNLEVEAIEDLPEGDAFGPRGIGEIGSVALAPAITAAIHQATGVWVNRLPVPREQLVRPLNVPLQEGVSPS; encoded by the coding sequence ATGCTGCTGAATCGGGAACAGAGCGGGAAACGCTGGCACCTGCGGCCAGATGGGGCACCCAAAGTAACTGGCCAGCTTCAATATCTGACGGATATGACGCTACCTGACATGATTCATGGCAGAGTATTGCGAAGCGAATATCCTTATGCTCGTATATTGTCTATAGATACTTCGGAAGCTGAGGCGTTGGAAGGTGTCTATGCGGTTCTGACCTCCAAAGATGTGCCTGGTCTGAATCGTTTTGGCATAGCGACCCCGGATCAGCCTGTGTTCTGCGAGGATATTGTACGTTATGTCGGTGACGCCATTGCAGCGGTTGCTGCGGACTCCCCGGAACGTGCGTCACTTGCGCTGGATGCGATCCGGGTAGAGTATGAGGAACTCACACCTCTGAATAGTACAGACGCTGCCTTGGCTCCAGGCGCACCAGAGCTTCATGAGCATGGTCCAGGCAATGTGCTGCATCGCACGGAGATCAAACGTGGAGATGCTGAGCAAGCTTTCGCCACGTGTGATCATATCGTGACAGAGACGTATTATACGCCTCGTCAGATGCATGCGTACATGGAGACAGAAGGTGGCCTGTTTGTCCCGGATGAAGAGGGGCGGCTGAATGTATACGCGGCAACGCAACATGGTTATAAAGACCGGATGCAGCTTGCGCGCATTATTGGCTGTCCTGAAGAAGATATTCGGGTGGTGTCTTCACCGATTGGTGGTTCATTTGGCGGAAAAGATGAACTTAACGTACAGCCTTATGGTGCACTACTGGCCTTGAGATGCGGACGTCCTGTGAAAATGCATAATTCACGCAAAGAATCCGTGCGTGCAGGGCTGAAACGGCACCCAATGAAGATTGAAATGCAGACTGGCATGAGTCGAGAAGGCATAATCCAAGCGCACCGTGTCCGCATTACAGCAGATACAGGAGCGTACGCCACACTTGGTGCACCCGTGCTGAACTTCTGTACCGAGCATTGCCTTGGACCATACGCCATTCCGAATGTGGATGTGGAAGGCGTATCTGTATACACGAATAATGGGCTGTCAGGTGAGTTTCGCGGATTTGGCGGGAACCAGGCGATTTTTGCCATGGAAGGTCAGATGGATCGGCTTGCAGCAATCATGAACATGGACCCTTGGGAATTCCGCAGACGCAATATGAGGGAAAAGAATGATCCCGGGCCGCTAAATCAACGGATTCTGGTCACAGATGGACTGTCCCAAGTATGGGAGGCATTGGATCGTTCCGAATTGTGGCAAAAACATCAAAGTCCCCCGGCAGATCCTTCTCTGCCGCCGTGGATCAAGCGCGGAGTCGGAGCAGCCATCGCCATGCATGGTGCAGGGCTAGGTTATGGCATTCCAGATCCTGCAGGAGGCCGCCTGTCCCTGAACAACGAAGGCAAGATTGAGGTGGCGTTCAGCTACGAGGAATTTGGTCAGGGGCTCGTTGCAACGCTGGAAATTATGTTATGTGATCTATTCCAATGCAGTACATCGGATCTCAGTATCATCATTGGAGATACGGATCGTGTGCCACACAGCGGATCAAGCACAGCTTCACGTTCAACAACGATGGCATGGATGGCTCTTCAACGATTGCAGACTCCATTTCGTTCCCGTGTTCTCGCTGTCGCGTCTGAAATGTACGGCGTTCCGGCAGATGAACTGGTAACAGGACCTGGTGGTGTATGGCGCAAAGGCCAGCTTCCTGCCGGAAGTTCAGAAGCGGAAACACCAGAAAAGGCTGAAAGAATTGAAGTGGCTGAGATCGTTGCGGTTGGGAATGAAAGTACTCAAATTGCTGAAAATTATTTAGGTGCATCTCAATACTTGGCGAAAGATGAAGCCCCTTCAGGCTTAGTGATCTCGTATGCCGAACTCGCGACGCAGGGCGAAGCCGATGAATGGATTTTCGATACAAAGTTTGATTACCCAACTACGCCGGACAATGTGGTAGGCGGGCATTATTTGTATACGTATGCGGCGGTTGCAGCAGAGGTGGAAGTAAATACATTGACAGGGGCAACCAAGCTACTTGATACACGCCATGTTGTTGCGGCAGGCCCAGTTATCAACCCTATGGGTTATATCGGACAGATTGAAGGCGGCAGTGTCATGGCGCTTGGATTCACGTTAACGGAGGATGCGGTCATGCAGGACAGCCGTTATGTAACCACGAACTTCGACACGTACCTGATCCCAACCATACAGGATATTCATACCAATCTGGAGGTTGAGGCTATTGAAGACTTACCAGAAGGTGATGCGTTTGGCCCTAGGGGGATCGGTGAGATTGGCTCCGTTGCGCTTGCGCCAGCCATAACAGCTGCAATTCATCAGGCAACAGGCGTATGGGTTAACCGTCTTCCTGTACCGAGGGAACAACTGGTCAGACCTTTAAATGTACCTTTGCAGGAAGGAGTGAGCCCATCATGA
- a CDS encoding (2Fe-2S)-binding protein gives MSKPLENHWTAVVNGEQKHLEIAQTTRLVDVLRTHLHLTGTKVSCEVGRCGACMVLMDGEPVNSCLVMAYQCAGSDITTIEGLHGEEKGTLHPIQQAFVEEGGFQCGYCTPGMVISTKALLDAHPEPSHEQIETGLCGNLCRCTGYGGIIRAVRKAGERCAIRETSAEETVS, from the coding sequence ATGAGTAAGCCACTTGAGAATCACTGGACAGCCGTTGTGAATGGCGAACAGAAACATCTGGAGATCGCGCAAACGACCCGACTTGTCGATGTGCTTCGGACTCATTTGCACCTAACGGGTACCAAAGTATCCTGCGAAGTTGGTCGCTGCGGTGCATGTATGGTTCTGATGGATGGAGAGCCCGTGAACTCCTGTCTTGTCATGGCTTATCAATGTGCAGGCAGTGACATTACGACCATTGAAGGCCTGCACGGCGAGGAGAAAGGCACTCTGCATCCGATCCAACAAGCTTTTGTGGAGGAAGGTGGCTTCCAGTGCGGCTACTGTACTCCGGGCATGGTGATCTCAACCAAGGCATTACTGGATGCACATCCTGAGCCTTCTCATGAACAGATTGAAACGGGATTGTGCGGGAATCTGTGTCGTTGTACCGGTTACGGTGGCATTATTCGGGCGGTACGCAAGGCAGGGGAACGTTGTGCGATAAGGGAAACGTCTGCCGAGGAAACCGTTAGTTGA
- a CDS encoding glycosyl hydrolase encodes MKNLLKKATAMMLALVLLLGLMTAPVHADTPLFTIESEDAQLTPDLQVVTSIYGQPKPGFSGAGFVWMQNSGTLTFTVTVPETGMYAISTRYMQELSADGRSQNLIVNGVTKGAYMLPYTTTWSDFDFGFHKLNQGANTIELKAGWGFAYFDTFTVDHADLDPLNVQPVLTDPEATPETQILMNYLTEVYGNNIISGQQEIYGGGNDGDSELEFEWIHDLTGKYPAIRGFDLMNYNPLYGWEDGTTDRMIDWVNNREGIATASWHINVPRNFNTYELGDFVDWKEATYKPTETNFNTANAVIPGTKEYQYVMMTIEDLAEQLLILQDNDVPVLFRPYHEAEGNGGLNGEGAWFWWASAGAEVYKELWDLLYTELTETYGLHNLIWTYNSYVYSTSPAWYPGDDQVDLVGYDKYNTIYNRYDGLSGVPNEDAITSIFYKLVELTNGTKMVAMTENDTIPSVKNLTEEKSGWLYFCPWYGEHLMSSAFNYPATLKTLYQSDYVITLDELPNLKVNNPNPSASITPVNVEFDKYTPNQSDKAVTVNANGNTLTALRAGNNALTATTDYTLNGSTLLLKKAYLATLPVGEHSIVLDFNQGQDPVLKVKIVDSTPGTNAVISPVNATFDKATNPAQDINVSLTLNGRQLTSITKGNATLVPGQNYTASSSAVVLNQSYLSTLPLGENVLTFHFNGGNNAVLTLNVVDSTVTVPAGDLTIQAFNGNTSASTNGVSPKFKLVNSGNSAIPLSDVKLRYYYTIDGEEAQSFWSDWASMGSANVTSQFVKLATPVAGADHYLEVGFTSAAGTLNAGQSAEVQARFSKNNWSNYTQTNDYSFKASGSQFANHDKVTGYVNGQLIWGIEP; translated from the coding sequence ATGAAAAATTTGCTCAAAAAAGCAACCGCAATGATGCTGGCATTGGTCCTACTGCTTGGATTAATGACAGCGCCCGTTCATGCAGACACACCATTGTTCACCATCGAAAGCGAAGATGCGCAGCTCACCCCGGATCTTCAAGTGGTTACTTCAATCTATGGGCAACCCAAGCCCGGATTCTCAGGGGCCGGATTTGTCTGGATGCAGAACTCTGGCACATTAACCTTCACAGTGACTGTCCCGGAAACCGGCATGTACGCGATCTCCACACGATATATGCAGGAGCTCAGTGCAGATGGCAGGTCACAAAATTTAATCGTGAATGGTGTTACGAAAGGGGCGTATATGCTGCCTTACACGACAACATGGTCAGACTTCGATTTTGGCTTTCACAAGTTGAATCAGGGTGCCAATACGATTGAGCTGAAGGCTGGATGGGGCTTCGCTTATTTTGACACTTTCACAGTGGATCATGCTGATCTGGATCCCCTGAATGTGCAGCCAGTTCTCACTGATCCTGAAGCTACACCGGAAACTCAAATTTTGATGAATTATTTAACGGAGGTATACGGAAACAACATTATTTCTGGTCAGCAAGAGATCTACGGAGGAGGGAATGACGGAGATTCGGAGCTTGAATTCGAATGGATTCATGATCTTACCGGAAAGTATCCGGCTATCCGCGGATTTGATTTGATGAACTATAATCCGTTGTATGGTTGGGAGGACGGTACAACCGATCGCATGATTGATTGGGTGAATAACCGTGAAGGTATTGCAACAGCTTCCTGGCATATCAATGTACCTCGTAATTTCAATACGTATGAGCTTGGGGACTTTGTGGATTGGAAAGAGGCGACCTACAAGCCAACAGAAACGAATTTTAATACAGCAAATGCGGTAATTCCCGGTACGAAAGAGTATCAATACGTGATGATGACCATCGAGGATCTGGCAGAACAATTGCTGATTTTGCAAGATAATGATGTGCCAGTGCTTTTCCGTCCGTATCATGAAGCAGAAGGCAACGGCGGGCTGAACGGGGAAGGTGCATGGTTCTGGTGGGCTTCGGCAGGCGCAGAAGTGTACAAAGAGCTATGGGATCTGCTGTATACCGAACTGACCGAGACGTATGGCTTGCACAATCTGATCTGGACCTACAACAGCTACGTATACAGTACTTCTCCTGCCTGGTATCCGGGTGATGATCAGGTAGATCTTGTCGGATATGATAAATACAATACAATCTACAACCGTTATGACGGTTTGTCAGGCGTACCGAATGAGGATGCAATTACCTCGATTTTCTATAAGCTTGTTGAGTTGACGAACGGTACGAAAATGGTAGCCATGACGGAGAACGACACGATTCCAAGCGTGAAAAATCTGACAGAGGAGAAATCAGGATGGCTGTACTTCTGTCCTTGGTATGGCGAGCATCTGATGAGTTCTGCTTTTAATTATCCGGCAACATTGAAAACGCTTTATCAAAGTGATTATGTCATTACGTTGGATGAGCTGCCGAATCTAAAAGTTAACAATCCTAACCCCAGTGCATCCATCACACCTGTAAACGTTGAATTTGACAAATACACACCCAATCAAAGCGACAAAGCCGTAACCGTTAATGCGAATGGCAATACGTTGACTGCTCTCCGGGCAGGCAATAATGCATTGACCGCAACGACGGACTATACTTTGAACGGAAGCACATTGCTGCTGAAAAAGGCATATCTGGCGACACTGCCAGTTGGCGAGCATTCGATTGTTCTGGATTTTAATCAAGGCCAGGACCCTGTGTTAAAAGTCAAAATTGTGGATTCAACACCGGGTACGAATGCTGTGATTTCTCCTGTGAATGCAACATTTGATAAAGCGACGAATCCCGCGCAGGATATTAACGTATCTCTCACCCTAAATGGCCGTCAGCTTACAAGCATCACGAAGGGGAATGCTACGCTTGTACCAGGTCAGAATTATACAGCGTCCAGCTCTGCTGTTGTACTGAACCAATCCTACCTTTCTACACTGCCGCTGGGCGAGAACGTATTAACCTTTCACTTTAATGGAGGCAATAACGCTGTACTTACATTGAATGTAGTAGACAGCACGGTTACTGTACCTGCCGGGGATTTGACGATCCAAGCGTTTAACGGCAATACGAGTGCATCGACCAACGGCGTCTCACCCAAGTTCAAATTGGTCAACTCAGGCAATTCGGCTATTCCGTTAAGTGATGTAAAACTCCGGTATTACTATACAATTGACGGGGAGGAAGCTCAGAGTTTCTGGTCCGACTGGGCCAGTATGGGTAGTGCGAATGTAACGAGTCAATTCGTTAAACTTGCGACTCCAGTAGCCGGAGCCGATCATTATCTGGAAGTGGGCTTTACAAGTGCTGCGGGGACGCTGAATGCAGGCCAGAGTGCAGAGGTTCAAGCTCGTTTTTCCAAAAACAATTGGTCGAATTACACCCAGACTAACGATTACTCGTTTAAGGCATCTGGCAGTCAGTTCGCAAACCATGATAAGGTCACCGGGTATGTGAACGGTCAGCTGATATGGGGAATTGAGCCGTAA
- a CDS encoding YitT family protein, which produces MKYVLFVAGILILTLGISFTIQSELGTSPFDALLVGLSQNVGLSVGSWEVIIAFLLIGFNSLLKQQKPELLGLITAFITGIGIDIWLYVSDSLITPEVWYTKLMTFVIGLVIISIGTAIYLQTNFAPIPIDRLTLILHEVTRTPLFMSRTFIYLVFLILAFQLSGPIWIGTLLTVCFAGLLLQFIMGHTKKIIDRILTDMDTSSSTEHEKEHSI; this is translated from the coding sequence TTGAAATATGTACTTTTTGTCGCAGGAATTCTAATCTTAACGCTTGGTATTTCCTTTACCATTCAATCTGAACTGGGTACTTCACCGTTTGACGCACTGCTGGTAGGATTGTCCCAAAATGTAGGCCTAAGTGTAGGAAGCTGGGAAGTCATCATTGCTTTCCTATTAATCGGATTCAATTCGCTGTTGAAGCAGCAAAAACCCGAACTTCTGGGGCTCATCACCGCATTCATTACAGGTATCGGGATTGATATCTGGCTTTATGTATCTGATTCCTTGATTACGCCCGAAGTTTGGTACACCAAATTAATGACTTTTGTCATTGGTTTAGTAATCATCAGTATCGGCACAGCAATCTATTTACAGACTAATTTCGCACCCATTCCGATTGACCGCTTAACATTAATCCTGCATGAAGTCACTCGAACTCCTTTATTTATGTCGAGAACATTCATTTACCTTGTATTTTTGATTCTGGCGTTTCAGCTCAGTGGGCCGATCTGGATTGGAACGTTGCTAACCGTATGTTTTGCGGGTCTACTTCTTCAGTTCATTATGGGCCATACGAAAAAGATAATAGATCGCATATTAACAGACATGGATACATCGTCGAGCACTGAGCATGAGAAAGAACATTCGATCTAA
- a CDS encoding GNAT family N-acetyltransferase, whose protein sequence is MTIRIEICTIEQVCELREISYETFNETFKAQNSPENMNAYLEKAFNREQLENELSMADSQFLFIYVDNQVAGYMKVNINDAQSEKMGEESLEIERVYIKKEFQKHGLGKVMLQKAIEMATEHHKTNIWLGVWEKNENAIAFYEKMGFVQTGAHAFYMGDEEQIDFIMTKKIL, encoded by the coding sequence ATGACGATTCGTATAGAGATATGTACCATTGAACAGGTGTGTGAACTGCGGGAGATTAGTTATGAGACGTTTAATGAAACGTTTAAAGCGCAGAATTCGCCTGAAAATATGAATGCTTATCTGGAAAAAGCGTTTAACCGGGAACAATTAGAAAACGAACTGTCCATGGCGGATTCACAATTTCTTTTTATTTATGTCGACAATCAAGTTGCTGGTTATATGAAGGTGAATATCAATGATGCTCAATCTGAGAAGATGGGGGAGGAATCCCTTGAGATCGAGCGGGTATACATTAAGAAAGAGTTCCAAAAACATGGGCTTGGTAAGGTGATGCTCCAAAAAGCCATAGAGATGGCAACTGAACATCACAAGACGAATATTTGGTTAGGCGTGTGGGAGAAAAATGAAAATGCCATCGCATTTTATGAAAAGATGGGTTTTGTACAGACGGGAGCTCATGCTTTTTACATGGGAGATGAGGAACAGATTGATTTTATAATGACCAAAAAGATATTGTAA
- the glpX gene encoding class II fructose-bisphosphatase, which yields MERELALEIVRVTELAALASAPWMGRGDKNSADEAATLAMRAMFDSVSIRGTVVIGEGEMDEAPMLYIGEEVGNAEGPEVDVAVDPLEGTEIVAKGLNNALSVIAVAGKGNLLHAPDMYMEKLAVGPALVGKVSIEDPVEVTLEKAAAALNKNISDLTVMILDRVRHESTIKTLRKVGVRIKFLSDGDVAGAMAPAFPEAGIDLYVGSGGAPEGVLAAAALSCLGGEIQGRLMPANADEFQRCLQMGIDNPYKVLTMQDMIGTEDVIFAATGVTPGEILGGVRYLADDRAETDSIVMRAKTKTIRFIRSQHFLPNKEVLHKVRQLQSTPEPSDRIPSHAKTMEQAEFSQSSVDLGVTTTL from the coding sequence ATGGAACGCGAACTGGCGTTGGAAATTGTCAGAGTAACAGAATTGGCTGCGTTAGCTTCAGCACCCTGGATGGGACGAGGCGACAAGAACAGTGCAGATGAAGCGGCTACTTTGGCCATGCGCGCCATGTTCGATTCCGTGTCCATTCGCGGCACGGTGGTAATCGGTGAAGGAGAAATGGATGAAGCACCCATGTTGTACATCGGCGAGGAAGTGGGCAACGCTGAGGGCCCTGAGGTTGACGTGGCTGTAGACCCGCTCGAAGGTACAGAAATCGTGGCCAAAGGACTGAACAACGCTCTATCGGTTATTGCAGTGGCCGGAAAAGGTAACCTGCTCCACGCACCGGACATGTATATGGAGAAACTGGCGGTAGGTCCTGCGCTTGTAGGCAAGGTCAGCATTGAAGACCCGGTAGAAGTCACATTGGAGAAAGCCGCTGCCGCATTGAACAAAAACATCTCGGACCTCACTGTGATGATTCTGGATCGTGTGCGGCACGAGAGTACAATCAAGACGCTGCGCAAGGTCGGTGTGCGGATCAAGTTCCTCAGTGACGGTGATGTTGCTGGGGCGATGGCACCAGCCTTCCCGGAGGCGGGCATTGATCTGTATGTCGGATCTGGAGGAGCGCCAGAAGGTGTGCTGGCTGCCGCAGCGCTATCTTGCCTTGGGGGTGAGATTCAAGGTCGTCTGATGCCTGCCAACGCAGACGAATTCCAGCGCTGTTTGCAGATGGGAATTGATAATCCTTACAAAGTGTTAACGATGCAGGATATGATCGGCACGGAGGATGTTATTTTTGCCGCAACAGGTGTGACGCCAGGTGAGATCTTGGGAGGGGTACGGTATCTTGCGGATGATCGCGCCGAGACGGATTCGATTGTTATGCGTGCCAAAACCAAAACAATTCGGTTTATTCGTTCCCAACACTTCCTGCCGAACAAAGAAGTGCTGCACAAAGTAAGACAGCTCCAATCCACGCCAGAACCCTCGGATCGCATTCCGAGTCATGCGAAAACAATGGAGCAGGCTGAGTTTAGTCAATCCTCCGTTGATCTTGGCGTTACAACGACGTTGTGA
- a CDS encoding LacI family DNA-binding transcriptional regulator encodes MASRKEVADLAGVSEATVSRVLNGVGPIKEETRRKVLEASEQLGYVPSALARSFARSKSGNLGVVLPYVPKAHLFSAYFFSEMLSGIGSKARDNSMDLLVMFRTPGEVMNYTDLFRRQKVDACIILGARDDHEELAAMQQLHQEGHPFCVMNQHFEGQSFTEVDADHVEGSRLAIRHLTDQGYRKIAFLNGPDSYSNSQERMEGVRHGLQEVGMELDPSLLLEGNYSRRSGIEAAAIVADRLHEIDAVFAANDRMAIGVMHGLRERGIGPADFPAFVGYDDSDAAEMAVPPLSSVRVPFFEMGELAVSKLMHGSVGETHKANNSVVAVTESARALLPTELIIRASSIRQ; translated from the coding sequence ATGGCATCTCGTAAAGAAGTGGCTGATCTTGCGGGTGTTTCCGAGGCGACAGTCTCCCGGGTGCTTAATGGGGTAGGTCCTATTAAAGAAGAGACACGCCGCAAGGTTCTTGAAGCTTCCGAACAGTTAGGCTATGTGCCCAGCGCTCTTGCTCGCAGTTTTGCCAGAAGTAAAAGCGGGAACCTTGGCGTGGTATTACCTTATGTTCCGAAGGCGCATCTGTTCTCGGCGTATTTCTTCTCGGAAATGCTGAGTGGGATTGGAAGCAAAGCCAGAGACAATAGCATGGACCTGTTGGTTATGTTCCGGACACCCGGTGAAGTGATGAATTATACGGATCTATTCCGGCGTCAGAAAGTGGACGCCTGCATTATCCTTGGTGCCAGAGATGATCATGAAGAACTGGCGGCCATGCAGCAGCTTCATCAGGAAGGACACCCATTCTGTGTTATGAATCAGCACTTTGAGGGCCAATCGTTCACGGAAGTGGATGCGGATCACGTGGAAGGAAGCAGGCTTGCCATACGTCATCTTACGGATCAGGGATATCGCAAAATCGCTTTTCTCAATGGTCCGGACAGCTATTCCAACAGCCAGGAGCGAATGGAAGGCGTTCGTCATGGCCTGCAAGAAGTAGGTATGGAGCTGGACCCGAGTCTATTGCTTGAGGGGAATTATAGTAGACGAAGTGGCATTGAGGCGGCAGCGATTGTAGCAGATCGTCTACATGAGATTGATGCTGTATTTGCGGCCAATGACCGGATGGCCATTGGTGTCATGCATGGTTTGCGTGAGCGGGGAATAGGGCCTGCGGATTTTCCGGCATTTGTGGGTTATGACGACTCTGATGCCGCCGAGATGGCGGTTCCGCCACTGAGCAGCGTGAGGGTTCCATTTTTTGAAATGGGTGAACTTGCTGTATCGAAGCTTATGCATGGGTCTGTGGGTGAGACACATAAAGCGAATAACTCTGTTGTAGCGGTAACCGAATCAGCGAGAGCGTTGTTGCCTACCGAACTGATCATCCGTGCTTCTTCTATCCGTCAATAG